In Bacteroidota bacterium, the genomic window CGAACGTCCACATACAACACTCGGCTATCGGAAACCCGATCAGGTCTACCGAACTGGGCTTAAATCACAAACTATACACTAATTCATTGTCAACCTATTTCAGGACTTGACAGTGAGGAGAAGTTATGCGATTGCCCTTATAAGTGTCATTAATCTTAAAAGGATTTAATGATGGCAAGGCTTCAACGATTTCAAGATTTGTTTGCATGGCAGGTTGCCAGAAAGCTAACACGTAGTGTTTACATGCTAACAGCCAATACTGATTTCGTATCGGACAAAGGGCTGAAGTCGCAAATCCAGCGGGCTGCCGTGTCAACAATGCGTAACATCGCTGAAGGATATGCAAGAGGCACAACAAAGCAATTCAGCCATTTCCGGGACATAAGCCGAGGATCAGCCGCAGAAGTTCAATCGCTAAGCTACGTTGCTAAAGACCTAAATTACATCAATGCAGCAGAATTCGAGCTATTATTCAACCTCTCAGACGAGACAATTGCAATAATCAGCGGCCTCAAAAATTCCCTGCATAAATCTCGCACCCCCTAAAACTCCTCACTCCAAACTCAAACACTCCTCACTCCAAACTCAAACACTCTTCACTCCAAACTCAAACACTCCTCACTCCAAACTCAAACACTCCTCACTCCAAACTCCTCACTCCCCACCCGGCTTCTCGAAGATCAAAAAGTGTTGCTGCGGGAGGAAGTCCTTGGTTTCTTTCCAGCGAAGGCCGACGTGTCGCATTTCTTTGATGGCCTGGTCTTGCGTCATACGACGAAGGGCGCTGACGGGAATTGTGGGATCCTCGCCGCGGTATTCGATGAGCACAAAGCGACCGCCGGGCCTGAGGGCAGAGACAATGTTTTCCATCATCTCTCGTGGATTGGAGAATTCGTGGTAAGAAGAGACTATGATAGCGAGATCTACGCTGTCTGCCGGCAGACTCGGATTGGTGATGGTCCCAAGAATTGGGCGGATGTTGTTGATGTCCTCTTCCCGAATACGGGTCTGGATGATATCGAGCATGTCTTGCTGGATGTCTACCGCAAGTACGCCGCCACGCGGAACGAGGGGGCTGAATCGAAACGTGAAGTAGCCTGTACCGGCGCCGATATCGGCAACCACATCTGTCGGGCGCAACTCGAGGGCCTGGATGACGCGGTTGGGAAACTCTTCGGTTTCACGGTCTGGGCGCTCCAACCATTCAGGGACTTCGGGAGTATCGAGTACCTCTGCAATTTCGCGCCCCAGGTATACTTTACCGCTTCCATCAGGGGAAGAAGGGGGCTGCGTAATATAGTGTCCTGTTGGGGTTTCTTCGCCTTTTCCGGGGAAGATATTTTCGCAACCCATCATACTGGCTGCCGTGCAAAGACCGAGCAATGCAAAGACAAACTGAAAACGATGGGTGACTAAAAAAGTGCTACGCCTGTTCATGCGTTGTATCATGCCGCTGAAGATACAAGGGCCGCGATTCTTGGGATGGTCCCCTATTTCATAAAAGTTGGATTATAAAGTTCCTTTTTTGGCTACAGGAATTCATATTGCGGTGAAAACGAAGAAAAATTTCCGGCATAGTGCTGATAAAAAAGAACTTACCAAATGGTGATTGCAGATTCCTTTGTTGCCGGCAAGGCGCTGCCAGATGTGATACTTGTATGAAGGTTCGAGAATGCCCTTTTTCTTTACGTTTTCTTAAAGTAAGTTCCGTCCGGAAGTTTTAAGTTTGCAGCGTTATTCTTAAGCTGTTTCGCTCCCTGTTAAGCACACCATTCAACGGTGCCCACACCACCGAAGATTTCCACACCTCACCTGGTACATGTCGAGATTCTTTTTAGTGCTGCCGCTGGCGATCCTATTCGCCCTCGCTCCAACACAAGCCCTGGGACAAGAATTGTTCGAGGAAGCAGTTGTAGATGTAGGCAACGTAGGGCTGACGGTTACGAATGCCGGCTTTATTGGCAAAGCCAATGTGCGAAACAATCCCACAGGTCCTCCCTCTTTCGAATATCCCCTGGATTCAGGCATTGAACACTTGTTTGAAGCAGGATTGTGGGTAGGTGCCATCCGGAGCGACGGTACGGTCACCGTTAGAACGGGAGCCGTGACTGCTGCAGGTGGATACAGCCCGGGCGCTTCGGGATATGAGTTTGCGCAGGCGAGTACGATTATTTCGCGATCAACCCTGCCAGAATCCGAGTTTTTCACGGGCCAGGCCACAAGTCATCAGGACTATGCGACTACTTATGTAGATACGGCAGCTGTGTTACCCGGGACCTCTATCCCAATGCCAGATCCGCAGGGCCGGCTGGGCATGGTTGTCGAGCAACAGTCTTTTGCATGGAATTTCCCTTTCACAGAATACTTCGTCATCCTAAACTTTGACATCGTAAATATCAGCGATGCAACATGGGACAGCGTTTATGTTGGTATTTACCATGATATCGTTGTTCGCAACATCAATACAACGAATGAAGGTGGCGGGGCCTTTTTCAACAAAGGCGGCTATGGGTTTCGGGACGACCTGTATGCCTCATACGGTTTTAATGCAGGTGGAGTAGAAGAAACCCTCAATACATACGGTTCGGTTGTGTTCCTCGGTGCCGAATGGCGCGATCCGCTAACCGGCCAAGAACGGTTCTTCCATCCTACCCTCGCAGATGCATTTGTGCAAGATGGATACGCACCACCCCGTGTTACGCCGCGTTGGTGGTTGTTTGGCGGTGGGCTTGATGAGTTTGCAAGGCCATCTTCGGATGATGAGCGCTATCGCCGCATGGCGCAGCAATTTCCGAACCCAGACAACTTTATGAGTGAGATGGAATTCGAAACAGCACGGGATGACTGGTACAACCGTATCCGCACGGATGGCCAACAGGCCGCGGGTAACTGGATAGGCATGACCTCTTCTGGGCCCTACCCGTCTGTCTCGCCAGGTGATACATTGACTGTCACTTTTGCCGTAGTAGCTGCACTCAAAACAGAGGATGCCCAGGAACAGGCCGGAAAACCCATCGACACACCGGAGTCTCAGACCCTGCTAAACAATAACATCCTGTGGGCGCAACGCACCTATTCAGGTGAAGACAATAACTTCAACGGTGTGCTGGACAGTGGTGAGGATGTAAATGGTAATGGTGTGCTCGACCGCTACCTGATCCCTGAGCCTCCTGCCTCCCCACAGATCAGAGTTGAATTCTCTAACCCTGAAACAGATAACGCTACGGGCCAGGATACAGGCGTGACAATATACTGGGATCGTAGCGCAGAGGAATCCAGGGACCCTGTAACCGGATTACAAGATTTTGAAGGCTATAAAATTTATCGCACCAACCCAGGCGACGACCGCTCAGGAAATATCCTTGATCAGGCAACGCTTATTGCTCAGTACGACACCCCGGGCAACGAAACAGGTTTCAACAATGGGTTTGACGCCATACGGCTTGAGGAGCCTGTTACGTTTGAAGGAGATCCGAACGAGTACTGGTACAGGTTTGAAGCAAACAACTTGCTAAATGGCTGGCAATATCTTTTTACCATCACCGCGTTTGACACAGGGGATCCACAAGCCGGCCTGCCTTCTTTCGAATCTTCGCGTGTTGCAAATGCCACCCGCGTATTCCCGGGCACGCCTTCGAACGATAATGAAGCATTTGAAGTAGGTGTTTACCCTAATCCCTACCGTATCAATGCCGCCTGGGATGGCAACACATCGCGCACGCGCCGGCTCAATTTTTATAACCTGCCGGCACAATCTCAGGTCCGCATTTACACCGTGGCGGGCGAAATTGTAAAAACGCTCGACCACGACGCAACAACTTATACCGGGGACACCCGGTGGTTTGACGACTTTAGCGCAGAAAATCGCCGGCTGCCAGGCGGTGAACACGCCTGGGACCTGCTTTCCGAAAATGGCCTTAGCCTTACAGCCGGTCTTTATCTCTACACGGTCAAAGACCTTAATTCGGGCGATGTCCAGCATGGCAAATTTGTGATTATCAAAT contains:
- a CDS encoding four helix bundle protein, whose product is MARLQRFQDLFAWQVARKLTRSVYMLTANTDFVSDKGLKSQIQRAAVSTMRNIAEGYARGTTKQFSHFRDISRGSAAEVQSLSYVAKDLNYINAAEFELLFNLSDETIAIISGLKNSLHKSRTP
- a CDS encoding class I SAM-dependent methyltransferase, whose translation is MNRRSTFLVTHRFQFVFALLGLCTAASMMGCENIFPGKGEETPTGHYITQPPSSPDGSGKVYLGREIAEVLDTPEVPEWLERPDRETEEFPNRVIQALELRPTDVVADIGAGTGYFTFRFSPLVPRGGVLAVDIQQDMLDIIQTRIREEDINNIRPILGTITNPSLPADSVDLAIIVSSYHEFSNPREMMENIVSALRPGGRFVLIEYRGEDPTIPVSALRRMTQDQAIKEMRHVGLRWKETKDFLPQQHFLIFEKPGGE